A single genomic interval of Oryza sativa Japonica Group chromosome 7, ASM3414082v1 harbors:
- the LOC4343975 gene encoding 4-alpha-glucanotransferase DPE1, chloroplastic/amyloplastic: protein MATLSLPLPHLTQAIPARARPRPRPLRGIPARLLSCRAAMAVAPDKEEAAAVALDKAVKVAVAAPDRAAVAAVGVGEELPEGYDQMMPAVEEARRRRAGVLLHPTSLRGPHGIGDLGDEAVAFLAWLRDAGCTLWQVLPLVPPGRKSGEDGSPYSGQDANCGNTLLISLEELVKDGLLMENELPDPLDMEYVEFDTVANLKEPLIAKAAERLLLSRGELRTQYDCFKKNPNISGWLEDAALFAAIDRSIDALSWYEWPEPLKNRHLRALEDIYQKQKDFIEIFMAQQFLFQRQWQRIRKYAKKLGISIMGDMPIYVGYHSADVWANRKSFLLDKNGFPTFVSGVPPDAFSETGQLWNSPLYDWKAMEAGGFEWWIKRINRALDLYDEFRIDHFRGLAGFWAVPSESKVALVGSWRAGPRNAFFDALFKAVGRINIIAEDLGVITEDVVDLRKSIEAPGMAVLQFAFGGGSDNPHLPHNHEFDQVVYTGTHDNDTVIGWWQTLPEEEKQTVFKYLPEANRTEISWALITAALSSVARTSMVTMQDILGLDSSARMNTPATQKGNWRWRMPSSVSFDSLSPEAAKLKELLGLYNRL from the exons ATGGCtaccctctccctccctctcccgcatCTCACCCAGGCCATCCCCGCGCGAGCGCGTCCGCGACCGCGACCGCTCCGTGGGATCCCCGCGCGGCTCCTCTCCTGCCGCGCcgcgatggcggtggcgcccgacaaggaggaggcggcggcggttgctctGGACAAGGCGGTGAAGGTGGCGGTGGCAGCTCCCGacagggcggcggtggccgcggtgGGCGTCGGGGAGGAGCTCCCCGAGGGGTACGACCAGATGATGCCGGCcgtggaggaggcgcggcggcggcgagccggggTGCTGCTGCACCCGACCTCGCTCCGCGGCCCGCACGGCATCGGCGACCTCGGCGACGAGGCGGTCGCCTTCCTCGCCTGGCTCCGCGACGCCGGCTGCACGCTCTGGCAG GTTCTTCCGCTTGTTCCACCGGGAAGGAAGTCTGGGGAGGATGGCTCTCCATATTCAGGACAG GATGCAAACTGTGGTAATACCCTATTAATTTCACTTGAAGAGCTTGTAAAAGATGGGTTGTTGATGGAGAATGAACTACCTGACCCCTT GGATATGGAGTATGTTGAATTTGACACCGTTGCCAATCTGAAAGAACCTCTTATTGCAAAG GCTGCAGAGAGGCTCCTACTGAGCCGTGGAGAGCTCAGAACGCAATATGACTGCTTCAAGAAAAATCCAAATATTTCAG GTTGGCTTGAAGATGCTGCACTTTTTGCTGCTATTGACAGAAGTATTGATGCATTATCCTGGTATGAGTGGCCTGAACCTCTGAAAAACCGACATCTCAGGGCCTTGGAAGACATATATCAAAAACAGAAGGATTTC ATAGAGATATTTATGGCTCAACAATTCTTATTTCAAAGGCAGTGGCAGCGAATTCGTAAATATGCAAAGAAGTTGGGTATCAGCATAATGGGTGACATGCCCATATATGTTGGCTACCATAGTGCAGATGTTTGGGCAAACAGGAAATCGTTTTTGCTG GACAAGAATGGTTTTCCGACTTTTGTTAGTGGTGTTCCACCTGATGCATTTAGTGAAACTGGTCAGCTTTGGAACAG TCCATTGTACGACTGGAAAGCTATGGAAGCAGGTGGATTTGAATGGTGGATAAAAAGGATTAATCGTGCCCTTGATTTGTATGATGAGTTCCGTATAGACCATTTCCGGGGGCTTGCAGGTTTTTGGGCAGTTCCTTCTG AGTCAAAAGTAGCGCTGGTTGGAAGCTGGAGG GCTGGACCGAGGAATGCATTTTTTGATGCATTATTCAAAGCTGTCGGTAGAATAAACATAATAGCAGAAGACCTG GGGGTGATAACAGAAGATGTTGTTGACCTAAGGAAGTCTATTGAGGCTCCTGGAATGGCAGTTCTTCAGTTTG CTTTTGGCGGTGGTTCTGACAATCCACACTTGCCCCATAACCATGAATTTGATCAAGTAGTATACACCGGAACACACGACAATGACACG GTTATTGGTTGGTGGCAAACTTTACCAGAGGAAGAGAAGCAGACT GTGTTCAAGTATCTGCCTGAGGCTAATAGGACTGAAATCTCATGGGCACTGATCACTGCTGCCCTCTCTTCAGTTGCAAGGACATCCATGGTAACCATGCAGGACATTCTTGGCCTCGACAGTTCTGCTAGAATGAATACTCCAGCTACACAG AAAGGGAACTGGAGATGGAGGATGCCGAGCTCTGTCAGCTTCGACAGCCTCAGCCCTGAAGCGGCGAAGCTGAAGGAATTGCTTGGACTGTACAACCGGCTCTAA